The DNA window GTCGCGGGCGTGCCGGTCATCGTGAAAATGCCCGAGCCAGCTGCGGTCTCGGCGAAACCACCGAGGCTGCTCGCGAGGAAGGTTCCCTTGGCGGGATCGTCGATGGCGACGGTGACGACCAGTTCGCCGTCGTCGCTGATGTCGACTTTTTCGAACGGCAGCGACGCGGTGACTTCGAGGCCTTCCGGATTCGCGACCAGATCAGGATCAATGTAGGGGAAAGGAGCAATCAGTGCCGGTGAGGACTGGAGCGGGAACGACCCGGCGGCGTTGCCTTCGGCGAGCACGTCCCACTGGACGAGCGGCACCCCGTTGACCGAAGTCACCTCGACCCGGGTCTGGTCGTTGGTCAGCGTGCTGCCGCCATCGGACACGATCAATGTGAGGATGACCGTTTCGCTACCGCCGTCGCGGGAGCGCCCGGAAGTCGGCTCGAAAGTGACCTGACGGAGCTTATCGGTAACTTCTGCCGCGGTGCCGGTGATGCGGCCCGGATTGCCCACATCGAAGGGTCCGCTGAGGCTGCCTTTAGCCGCATCGTCCAGTTCGATGTTGACGGTGATCTCCTGACCGGGGTCGGCATCGGAAATGGTCACCGTGGCGAACGGGGAAACCGGATCGTTCTGCGGATCGTCGGTCACCCGGATCAGCTCGGTGTTCACACCAGAGAGCTGCGGGGCATCGTTGTCGAAGGTGATGTTGAGCGTCACCGACTCGGTCTCCGGACTCTCCTTGCTGGCGTCCGGATGGACCTCCGTGATCTCGACATCGAATGTCGCCGTAACCAGCATGCTCTGCTGAACGGGCGCGAAGGCGACATCCTGGATGCCGGCCACCAAGGCCGCGGCGTCACCGGTGATCGGGTCGGAAGGCAAAGTCAGGGTGCCTCTCGAAGTCGGGCTCGTTTCCGACATCGTCAGCTCGAAGGTCTCACCCGGGTCCGGATCGAAGACATTCAGCCGGAACGGCCTCCAGAGCCCGGCATCGGTGATGGTGTCCGGGCTCACCGTTGCGGTGATCTCGACCGGGTCGTTCACCGATTCGACGTAGAGGGAACCGCTGAGCGGTGTCGCGGAGAGCGCGTAGTCGTCAACGATGTCGACCTCAACCGAGAAGCTGTAGATATCGACCGGCTGCGCGTTCGGTGCGGGCTGGAAGACCGCGGTACGGAGCGCCGTCTGCGCGTTGGCCACGGTCTGGTTGTTGAGGGTGAAGTAGTAGTTGTTCGCGTCTTCGGTCTCCGTCCAACCCGCGATGCTGAAGATCCCGTATTGATCCGAATCTTTCGAGATCGTGACCGTGAGATCGAGCGACTCGGCGGTCGGCTTGTTGTCGTCGACATCCGTGACGGTCAGGGTATTGAAGACAAGGAAGTCTTCCCCGGGAAGGCCATCACCGGTCGATGCGTCGGAGAGCGGGTCCGCGGACGATCCGCCGTCGGTGCCCCCGACACCGATGGTGCCGCCGATCACCGGCTTGTCCGGGATTGCGTTGACGACGATCGTGAAACTCTTCTCGGCTGATTCGTCGTCGCCACCGTTGGCAGTGCCTCCGTCGTCCGTAAGCTTGAAGGTAACAATGGCATTCCCGTTTTCGTTGGGAGCCGGGGTGAAGGTCAGAACGCCGTTCTCGTCAATCGCGGGTTGCACGCTGAACAGACTCGAAGCTGCCGAGGTCCGGACGAAGGTGAGGTCGTCGGATTCGTTGGCGGCACCCGTTGTGATATTGATCGCCCAGTCATTGACCGTCTGCGCAGGCGCGTCTTCATCGACCGCAGGCAGGACCGGGGCGGCGAAATCGAAGTCCGGCGGATCGTTCACCGGATCGACTTGGACCTCGACAACTTTTTGCCCGGTGGATTCGTCGTCGCCGTCGCTGATCCGGATGCTGAAAGCAGAGAGTTCGCCATTGGCATTGGTGGCCGGAGTCCAAACCCAGCTCTGGCCCGAAGACAGCGTCTGATTGAGAATCACCGGAGCCCCGCCGGGAAGCGTCAGGATGCCGCTTGAGATCCCCTTGAAGACGAAATCAAAGGTCGTGTCGTCCGGATCGGTGATGCTGGTGGCGGCGACCAGATCGGCGTGGGAGATGGTCGTCGGGTTGTCCTCGTTCGCTCCGTTCAGAACGGAGATGGAATTGAATACCGGCGGATCGTTCACCGCAGCGACGATGATACTGACCTGGACATCCGCATTCGACTGCCCCGAGCCGTCATAGGCCCGCACCTTGAAAGCTGCGATGGTTCCGTTGTCGTTGGTATCGGGAGTCCACGTCCACGACTCTCCGGGGCCAAGTGTGTCGTTGTTGCCAACAACCGCGTTGGAGCCGTCGCGAAGCGTCCCCGCTTGGTCGGACTTGAAACGGAATTGCAGCGTGGCGGACCCGGTATCGGCATCGTCTGCATCCGAAGCGGCCAGCAAAAGGGCGTGGGAGATTACGAATGGCGTGTCCTCGACCGCCCCCGGCAAGTCGGAGATCGTGGTCAGCGTCGGGTTCGCGGCTTCGGCTCGTCCCATCAGTCCGACCAGAGTGAGACAGGCGAGCGTCAGCAGGGTGCGGGATTTCGGTTCCATGCGTCGGGAAGAAAAGAATTGGGCTCAGCGGGAGGCGGAGGGTTGGGGCAAAGTGTCGGGGCCGGTCGAGGCCGGCTTCTGAGGGGTTGGACGGGAAGGCAGCTGGACTTCCTTCAGGGCCGCTTCGTCGATCGTCACATCAGCTTCGGACACGGCGGACTCGACAAAAGCCCGCTCGATGCCGCGACGCTTCTCGACCAGCAGTTCCTGGTGCAGCCGGGGCGACACCTGATCGAAGGCAGGCATGCCCCCGGGCCGGGCGTCAGTCTTCATGATAACGTAGAAGCCGAGCGGGGTCTCGATCACCTCACTGCGCTCGCCCTTGGAAAGTTTTCGCCCGGTCTCCAGCACTTCGGCAGGGACCCGGGCCGACTCCTGACCCTCCGGGATCCATCCGAGATCACCTCCCCGGTAGCGCGTGGTCTGATCGTCGGAGTAGTCGACCGCCACCGCACCGAATCCCATCGCGGCCGGGCCGCGACCACCGGGCGCCGGGTCGGCGTCGCTCTTCGCGATGCCTTCATCGATCCTCGCCCGCACTTCGGCGCGGCGCTCGTCCGAACTCTTGTCGGAGGCTTCGAGGAAAAGGATCGCGAACCGGTCCTGACCCTTGCGGGTGAGCTCGCCGGACTTCGCTTCGTACGCTTGGCGGAGTTCCTCCTCGGTGATCTCGGCATTCGCCACCGCCTTCTCGAGGTCGCGTTCCCGAAGGCGGGCGATCAAGATGCTCTCCATCCTGCGCCGCGTCGCCGGATCCTCATCGAGACCCTCGCTGCGCGCCTTGGCCAGCATCGCGCGGCGGTGGATCATCTCGTCGAGCAACTCGGTGGCAGAGGGCACGCGCTCGCGGTTCGCATGCCGCCATTCGGCCTCGGCCAGCAAATCCGCCTCGGTGATCGGTTCACCCGCCACCGTCGCCAGAACCCCCTCGGGAGCGGGCGCCCCCGTATTCGTCGACGGCTTCTCACACTGGGTCACCAGTGCGGTCGCGGCGGCGATCAGGAACAGGCGATGGGAATGGCGAATCATGAAAAGGAATCAGTTGGTCGGAGAACCGGGAACAAGGCGGACACGCATCATGGCGCGCTCGGCGTCGGAAATCGGCCGCTTGGCTCGGTAGACCGCAGCACCCGCGTCATCGGGCGCGGCTTGTGCGGTGATGTCCTCGACGAAGTCGGGGCCGGTGTTCCACGTCACGAAGTCATTGGTGTACTCGACCTCGTAGCGATAGTCGCTGATGCCGGGCTTGCGGCGGAAGCTGATGGTCAGGTGGTCATCGCTGAGCTCGGGCTTCGGCATCCGGGCGAGCGCCGCGGGGTCATTGGCAAGAAGCGGGTCGAGAGCGAAGGCATAGCGCGATACCAACGGCATCCCCTCCACCGGACCATCGGTCAGGCCGTTCTCGGCAAGCCATGCGGCGTAGGTCAGGCGACGCGGAACGATCCTGACACTCGCCATCGGCACCGGCATCGCGTAGGCGACATCCGGCTTGAGCGACATCCGGATCGTTTTGCCTTCGGCAGCGCCGAAATCGACGGTTGGCTTCGGAGTGAACTGGATGAACTTGGTCGTCTGCCCCGGAGAGAGCGTGACGTAGGGGGTGACGTAGTTGTAATCGACTCCATTGACCGCAGAGCCCGTGAGCGTGAACTGGACGAACACCTCGGGGGAGGTCAGCCCGGCCCGGCGCATCAGGATGGCACCGGGGGTGCCGTCCTCGACGCTCGCAAGCGGCTCAAGCACTTCGAGGCTGAGTTGTGGTTTGAGATCCTCGATCGTGATCTGCGCGGACGATGCCGTATCGAGCAGGTAATCCGTCGATGACAAAATCGAGAGATGCACGACTTCGTTGAACTCGACGCTGGAGTCGACGTATGGGCGGATGACCAACTCCACCGAAGCTGCACCGGCGGGCAGCACCAAGGTTCCGGGCACGAACTGGTAGTCCGTCCCGTTGGTCGCATTGCCGGTGAGTTGGAGGATCGCGGTCAGGTCGCTATCGAGGTCCCCTTCCCTGGTGATGACAAAAGACCCGTCGGTCGGGCCGTTCTCGCTGGCCGCGTCACCGGCGACCACGCTGAGCCGCGGTGGCAGGCCGATGCCACCGGTCTCAAGATTGCCGGAGTAGTAGAGACCGGCGAGATCGGTAGGTTGCAGTGACGAAGCCTGCAGACGGACCACGAGGTCGGTGAAACCGGTGCCGGTCCCGGCCGCGCTGACCTCAAGCAGTGCGTCGGCTCCGTCCCGGCGGATCCGAAGGTAGTCCGTCAGGAGGTTGGAGGCGCCATCGAGCACGGCGGCGACGTCGATCAGGTCGCCCTCGGCGGGATCGAAGTCGGAGATCTCGTCGGGATCCGGCGACAGGGCGATGAAGAGAAAGGAATCGGCACCCGGTCCGCCGTTCATCGAGTCGGCGCCTTGGCCGCCGAGGAAGAAGTCGTTGGCAGGACCGCCCGAGAACGAATCTGCCGACGGACCACCGAGGAAGATGTGCGGGCGTTCCGGGCCGTAGTTCGAAACGTGAGTCGCGTAGTCGGCATCCGATAGCCCGGCGGCCGGCGCGGAAATCTGGTGAGGGCCGGAGGTTGCGCCGAAATCCGTGATCAGGTGGCCAAGGTCTCGGGCAAGCCCGTGGGCCTCGAAGCGAACCTTCTCCGACGAGGTCATTGCGAGGTCTCCGGGTGACGAATCAAAGAGCCGCACGCTCACTTCGCCCCTCGACTCTTCGTGCGTGGGATCCTCATCCCGCACGCCGACCTCGAAGCTGCCGGTGGTTTCCCCGGGAGTGTGGTCGAATCGCACGCGGCCACTCCGCACATCGGCAAGCGTGAACGTATCACCCGCTTCAAGAGGCTGATCCGGGGTCGACGGAAAGACATCGGCATTGCGCAGCATCAGGTCGCCGCCGTCCGGCAGAGAGTAGAGCGTGAAGGTCAGCTGCCCGGGCGCACTGTCGCTGTCCGCCACCTCAAGTGGAATGAGGGAACCGGAGTCCGCGTAGGCAATCACCTCGCTGGTGAGCAGCAGCGGCTCGGTCGGATCCTGATTCGGATCGGTGCCGGCAAGATACTCCGCCAGGTTGTTGAGTCCGTTGGCATTCGAGTCGGCCAAGGCGTCCGATGGGTCCTGCTTGTCGAAGCCGTGCTCATCCTCCCACCAGTCGGGCAGGCCGTCGCCATCGCTGTCGAGACCCTCGGAATTGATCTCGAGGTCAATCCGGATCGCCGATGCGCGCAGCAGCTGGTCGAGTTCGAATCCCGAAGTCGCGGGCGGAAGGATTCCCGCCGGATTTCCGTCGAGCGTGATGCCGGTGTGGTAGCCGGTGTTGGATGAAGTGCCCAGCGGCACGGTTTGCTCGGCCTGCCACTCACCGAGCATCACCGCCTGGTGTGGAACGCGGAGCGTGTAGGAGTAGAGACCTCCGCCGATCTCGGCGACCTCACCCAAGAGAGGAATCGAGGACCCGTCAGGGCGCTGGATCGTCCACAGCAATTCACCTTCGGTGACCAACTGTTCGGTATTCGGATTGATCCGGTTCAGGATCCGCCCGTAGACAACGGTCTCAGGTTCGCCGACGATCGCGGATGCGGTCGAAGCGGCCACGAGACACGCCGCAAACCCGGCGAGGGTTCGGACGGTGTTGAGGGAATTCCGTGAGTTCATGGAAGTTCGTCGAATGGGTTGCGGAGGGATCAGCCGCCGCTCTGGCCGTAGGTATCGAAGACCAGCTTGATGTCGGAGACCTGGTCGATGAATCGGTCGATGCCCGTATCCGGGTCGGCATTGAGGGTCGCGCCGGGAATGATGAGGATCCACTCGGTGTTCCAGACGGACCGGCCGACCAAGCGGGTGTCCTTCACCGCATCGCCGAGGTCCTCAGGGTAGGCCCGGAAGTCGGAGAAGCGCCGTTGGTCGCCCAGGCGGCCGTTGAGTGAATCGAGCAGCGGAATGTAGCCGCTGACCTCGATGTCGCCGTTGGATGTCGGGAACGGCAGCGGGATCGCCTGCTCAACGATCTTCCAAGCCCGCACCTCGTCCGGATCGTCCGACCGCGACACCCGCATCATATCGAGCCCCGCCGGCACGAAGTAGATGCGCGGCGCGGCGGCCAGATCGTTGAGGACATCGTCGGTCTGGTAGCCTTCGAACGCGACGCCCACACCCGAGATCTTCGTTGCGAAGTTGCTCGTGCTGTAGGCCTGGTCGCCGCCACTGAGTGGCTTGCCGAAGAAGTTCTTGCCGGAGCTGATGTCCGAAGAGAACCGGATGACCATCCCCGGTTGCGGCACCGGTTTCCCTGTGGGGTCGGTGGCGGCTGCGAATGGTCGACACTGGTTGCGGAACTCGGAGACCTGCCAGAGGTCGTCGACACGGGAGTCCTCGAGCACCCGCTGCCAAACCGTATCGGAATCCTCGCCGGGCGACGGATACTCATTGGCCGGGGTGCCGGGCTGGACCTCGGTCGGCGGCAGGATCCTCATGAGTTCCTGGCGGAGTGACATCTCACCGGTCTCGCGCTGCGGGTTGTTGAAGCCGATCTGGCTACGGACCGAGTCGTAGTTCTGCTTAAGCTGCTCCATCGCGCGGCGGAGGCTGCCGAGCGACCGGGCCTTCAGGATCTTGCCGTAGGTCGCCGACGCAGCGGCAGGGTCGTCTATCGAGAAGTTGGTCTCGTAGTCATAGGCCGCGGTCGCGAGGTAGGCATAGCGGGCGGCAAGGTCGAATGAACTCCGGTAGGTCTGCAACGCGTGGTTGCGCGACACGCGGAATGTCATGTCCTGATAGCGTTCGAGTTGGGTCTGTGCCGCGACCCGCTTGTTGAAGGCCGCGCGCTCGTCAACGAGGCGACCGCCTTCGTCCAGCAGGGTCCGGTAACGGTCGGACAACTCGCGCAACGCCTGGATCTCCTTGAAAATCGCGATCCGGAGCACCGGCTCGTCGCCGACCTGGTCCTCGAGTTCCTTGATCCACTCCTTGATCTCGAGTTCCCGTGAATCCTGGGCCTTCGCGATCTCCAATTCGTTCTCAGCAATGTCCAGTCCGATCTTGGCGATCAACTTGCCGATCTCGAGGACGTTCTCACCGGTCAACAGGCCCGCACGGGTGCCGACAGCGGTGAATTCGATGCCCGATCGTGCGAGCGAGAGGGCGTCACCGGGAGAAATCGCCAGACCACCCGTCGGCAGTTGCACCGGCACGCCTTCGACGATCGCCTCCTTCAGCTCCCACGTCAGTTCGCGGGACGCCTTGAAGACCTTCACCGCCGTCTCGATCACCTCGATCGTATCATTCACCGCGAGCTTCACTCGGCTGAAGATCTCGTCGCGGCCCTGGTTCAGGCCGGAGGTCGTAAGGCGGGCGTTGATAAGGCGGAGAATGCGGACCGTTTCACCGGTCAGCGCGTCCCAAGCTCCGACCGCCTTGGCGATTTCGGCTTCCTGCTGGATCATCTGGTTGATGAGAACCTGCAGTTCGCCGGTCGCCCCGCGCCCTCCCCACGCCGCAGGCGCTTGGAAAGTGTAACCGGCTGCCGTGATCGGCATCTGGTTCACGAAGTTCTCCAGCGACACCTTCGGGTTGTCGAGGTCGGTATAGTTGACCGCGAAAAGGCCCGAGACCGTGTCGGAGTCATATTCGAGCGAATTCGTCGAGTTGGCGAACGTGCTGTTGAAGAGGGTCCGGATGCCGGTGTCCACGTCCTTGAGCGCGGTCTCCTTGTTCAGCACGCTTGAGCCGCTACCGGAAGGTGATGAGGCCAGATAGGCATCGTACAGGTCGCCGCCCGAAAGCGCTCCGTTGCTTCCGAAGCTTGCAAAGCCCGTCGCAGGCCGCGGCACGGTGTCATAGTTGATCTCCCGGATCGGCACATACATGTAGAGTCCGAGATCGGGGCCCTCGTAACCGGCCGGATAGAGCTTGCCCGGTCCAATCGTTCCTTCATACGGCTTGCCGAAAATCTCGATCAGCCGGTTTCGGTAGGACAGATCCTCTTGGAACGTCGAGTTGCGGAACTCCAGTTCGCTGTTGCCGATCCGACGGATCATCTGGTTGCTCTGGTTCGCCCAGTCCCACGTGGTCGTGGCGTTCTCCAGCATCGCGAGGAAACGGATATAGATCTGGTCGAAGTGCTGCCTGCCGTCCGTTCCGTCGCCGTATTCTCCGAAGTATTCGAAGAGCGGATCGAGGTCGAACATCTGCGCGCCGGCGGCAAGCCCAAGCGGATTGTAGCCGCGGTCAGCCTGATCGATGGTCCGCTGCACCGCAGCGAGATTGGCGGAAACGACCGAGATGTCGGAGTTGGTCGTGCGATCGACCTTCTGGATGCCTTCCAGGTTGGTGTTCGGGTGCTCTGCCGGCAGCAGGGCGTTGGAAGTGACCCAGTCGAAATAGGCTCCCTGTCCCGCCCGGCGCGACCACTCGTCGACGCCCCATGCGCGATCGGGGTTCGAGTCGGTGTACCCCTGCCACTGGGCCTTGGGGTCCGCCACATACTTCTCGCGGTAGGTCAGAGCGACGATCTCCGCACCGGCCTTGGCCTTGGCGGCGGCGGAGGCGGCGAACTTCCGCTCATCGAGGAAGTCGACCGAGATGACGATGTCCATGAGGTTGTAGCTCTCCGAGCGCGACACCCAGTTGAAGAACGGATGGCGGAGCAGTTCGTACTGGTTCCTCAAGGCCATCAGGTAGTGACCCCAGGCGTCGCCGTGGCCCTGCGGGTAGAGGATCATCGCATCGTCCTCGTCAATGAACCCGTCCTGGTTGATGTCGTTGATGTTGTAGTTCGTTGCGTAGGCCGCCTCTCCCTCACCCTTGGTGAAGTTCCAGAACAGCCGGTTGTAGACCGGGCGCGCGAAGAAGTCGTCGACTCCGTGAAGGAGGGAAAGCTCCTCAGCGATCGGAGACGCCATCTGGTTCTGGAAGGTGAATACGGAGGTGGACAGCGAACCGTAGTCCACGCTGCTGCTGCCGTGTCC is part of the Haloferula helveola genome and encodes:
- a CDS encoding peptidylprolyl isomerase is translated as MIRHSHRLFLIAAATALVTQCEKPSTNTGAPAPEGVLATVAGEPITEADLLAEAEWRHANRERVPSATELLDEMIHRRAMLAKARSEGLDEDPATRRRMESILIARLRERDLEKAVANAEITEEELRQAYEAKSGELTRKGQDRFAILFLEASDKSSDERRAEVRARIDEGIAKSDADPAPGGRGPAAMGFGAVAVDYSDDQTTRYRGGDLGWIPEGQESARVPAEVLETGRKLSKGERSEVIETPLGFYVIMKTDARPGGMPAFDQVSPRLHQELLVEKRRGIERAFVESAVSEADVTIDEAALKEVQLPSRPTPQKPASTGPDTLPQPSASR
- a CDS encoding cadherin-like domain-containing protein, producing MNSRNSLNTVRTLAGFAACLVAASTASAIVGEPETVVYGRILNRINPNTEQLVTEGELLWTIQRPDGSSIPLLGEVAEIGGGLYSYTLRVPHQAVMLGEWQAEQTVPLGTSSNTGYHTGITLDGNPAGILPPATSGFELDQLLRASAIRIDLEINSEGLDSDGDGLPDWWEDEHGFDKQDPSDALADSNANGLNNLAEYLAGTDPNQDPTEPLLLTSEVIAYADSGSLIPLEVADSDSAPGQLTFTLYSLPDGGDLMLRNADVFPSTPDQPLEAGDTFTLADVRSGRVRFDHTPGETTGSFEVGVRDEDPTHEESRGEVSVRLFDSSPGDLAMTSSEKVRFEAHGLARDLGHLITDFGATSGPHQISAPAAGLSDADYATHVSNYGPERPHIFLGGPSADSFSGGPANDFFLGGQGADSMNGGPGADSFLFIALSPDPDEISDFDPAEGDLIDVAAVLDGASNLLTDYLRIRRDGADALLEVSAAGTGTGFTDLVVRLQASSLQPTDLAGLYYSGNLETGGIGLPPRLSVVAGDAASENGPTDGSFVITREGDLDSDLTAILQLTGNATNGTDYQFVPGTLVLPAGAASVELVIRPYVDSSVEFNEVVHLSILSSTDYLLDTASSAQITIEDLKPQLSLEVLEPLASVEDGTPGAILMRRAGLTSPEVFVQFTLTGSAVNGVDYNYVTPYVTLSPGQTTKFIQFTPKPTVDFGAAEGKTIRMSLKPDVAYAMPVPMASVRIVPRRLTYAAWLAENGLTDGPVEGMPLVSRYAFALDPLLANDPAALARMPKPELSDDHLTISFRRKPGISDYRYEVEYTNDFVTWNTGPDFVEDITAQAAPDDAGAAVYRAKRPISDAERAMMRVRLVPGSPTN